In a genomic window of Bradyrhizobium ontarionense:
- a CDS encoding phosphoenolpyruvate carboxykinase, with protein sequence MQETGLRNGAFGADKFGLKNLKQVHWNLGAPQLYQYSLAAGEAVLSSDGALCADTGEFTGRSPKDKFTVRDASTEKMWWAGNQAITPEQFEALYQDFVKHAESRTLFAQDLYGGADPTFRIKTRVFTELAWHSLFIRTLLIRPETIELDTFVPELTIIDMPSFRADPKRHGVRSQNVVAIDFARKIVLIGGSYYAGEMKKSVFTTLNYYLPGRGVMPMHCSANVGPKGDTAIFFGLSGTGKTTLSADPNRTLIGDDEHGWGPSGVFNFEGGCYAKCIKLSQEAEPQIYAASSRFGAVLENVVLDEDTRVPDFDDGSKTENTRSAYPLDYIPNASRTGRAPHPKNVVMLAADAFGVLPPIAKLSPAQAMYHFLSGYTAKVAGTERGLGNEPQPEFSTCFGSPFLPLDPSVYGNMLRQLIADHNVDCWLVNTGWTGGKYGTGTRMPIKVTRALLTAALDGSLRNVEFRTDKYFGFAVPSALPGVPSEILDPVNTWKDKAEFDKTARALVGMFQKNFAKFEAQVDADVRAAAPDLKLAAE encoded by the coding sequence GTGCAAGAGACGGGTCTACGCAACGGTGCCTTCGGTGCCGACAAGTTCGGCTTAAAGAATCTCAAGCAGGTGCATTGGAATCTCGGCGCTCCCCAGCTCTATCAATATTCGCTGGCGGCGGGCGAGGCGGTGCTGTCTTCCGATGGTGCGTTGTGCGCGGATACCGGCGAGTTCACCGGTCGTAGCCCGAAGGACAAGTTCACGGTTCGCGATGCCTCCACCGAGAAGATGTGGTGGGCGGGCAACCAGGCGATCACGCCCGAGCAGTTCGAGGCGCTGTATCAGGACTTCGTCAAGCATGCCGAAAGCAGGACCCTGTTCGCGCAGGATCTCTATGGCGGCGCCGATCCGACCTTCCGCATCAAGACGCGCGTCTTCACCGAGCTCGCCTGGCACTCGCTGTTCATCCGCACCTTGCTGATCCGCCCCGAGACCATCGAGCTCGATACCTTCGTGCCGGAGCTCACCATCATCGACATGCCGAGCTTCCGCGCCGATCCGAAACGTCACGGCGTGCGCTCGCAGAACGTCGTCGCGATCGATTTCGCCCGCAAGATCGTCCTGATCGGCGGGTCTTATTATGCCGGTGAGATGAAGAAGAGCGTGTTCACCACGCTCAACTACTATCTGCCCGGACGCGGCGTGATGCCGATGCACTGCTCGGCCAATGTCGGTCCGAAGGGCGACACCGCGATCTTCTTCGGCCTGTCCGGCACCGGCAAGACGACGCTGTCGGCCGATCCGAACCGCACGTTGATTGGCGACGACGAGCATGGCTGGGGTCCGTCCGGCGTGTTCAACTTCGAGGGCGGCTGCTACGCCAAGTGCATCAAGCTGTCGCAGGAAGCCGAGCCGCAGATCTATGCGGCGTCGAGCCGGTTCGGCGCGGTGCTGGAGAACGTGGTCCTCGACGAGGATACGCGCGTTCCCGATTTCGACGACGGCTCCAAGACCGAGAACACTCGCTCGGCCTATCCGCTCGACTACATTCCGAACGCCTCGCGCACCGGCCGCGCGCCGCATCCGAAGAACGTCGTGATGCTCGCTGCCGACGCCTTCGGCGTGCTGCCTCCGATCGCCAAGCTGTCGCCGGCGCAGGCGATGTACCACTTCCTGTCGGGCTACACGGCGAAGGTCGCCGGCACCGAGCGCGGCCTCGGCAACGAGCCGCAGCCGGAGTTCTCGACCTGCTTCGGCTCGCCGTTCCTGCCGCTCGACCCCTCGGTCTACGGCAACATGCTGCGGCAGCTGATCGCCGATCACAATGTCGACTGCTGGCTGGTCAACACCGGTTGGACCGGCGGCAAGTATGGCACGGGCACGCGGATGCCGATCAAGGTGACGCGCGCGCTGCTGACGGCGGCGCTCGACGGCTCCTTGCGCAACGTCGAGTTCCGCACCGACAAATATTTCGGCTTCGCGGTGCCATCAGCGCTGCCGGGCGTGCCGAGCGAGATCCTCGATCCGGTCAACACCTGGAAGGACAAGGCCGAGTTCGACAAGACCGCGCGCGCGCTGGTCGGCATGTTCCAGAAGAACTTTGCCAAGTTCGAAGCCCAGGTCGACGCCGACGTCCGCGCCGCCGCGCCGGATCTGAAGCTGGCGGCGGAGTAG
- a CDS encoding acyl-CoA thioesterase encodes MLPESSAHLFDDATRVTAGDSRWQGRTSPDYWAFVGPFGGATAATVLRALIEHPQIQGDPLALTVNYCAPIAEGPFDLDVRLVKANRSSQHWCVELSQGNADAATLATAVFAERRPSWSHQPAVKPEAPPFDQVKRHPNTNMSWTKQYDFRFIEGRPASGASPSGEPHSSYSRLWISDRRPRKLDGLSLLAMSDAFFGRVFHARGELVPFGTVSLTTYFHVSRDELAAENITHVLATADAKVFNRSYQDQHGELWSPSGRLLATTTQIAYFKA; translated from the coding sequence ATGCTTCCTGAAAGCTCAGCTCACCTGTTCGACGACGCCACCCGCGTCACCGCCGGCGACAGCCGCTGGCAGGGCCGGACCAGCCCGGACTACTGGGCCTTCGTCGGCCCGTTCGGCGGTGCGACCGCGGCGACCGTGTTGCGCGCGCTGATCGAGCATCCGCAAATCCAGGGCGATCCGCTGGCGCTCACGGTGAACTATTGCGCGCCGATCGCGGAGGGGCCGTTCGATCTCGACGTGCGGCTGGTGAAGGCCAACCGCTCCTCGCAGCACTGGTGCGTCGAGCTGAGCCAGGGCAATGCGGACGCTGCGACGCTCGCCACCGCCGTGTTCGCCGAGCGGCGGCCGTCATGGTCGCACCAGCCGGCCGTCAAGCCCGAGGCGCCGCCGTTCGATCAGGTCAAGCGTCATCCCAATACGAACATGTCGTGGACGAAGCAATACGACTTCCGCTTCATCGAAGGACGCCCGGCCTCCGGCGCCTCACCGTCGGGCGAGCCGCACAGCAGCTATTCCCGTCTCTGGATCTCCGACCGCAGGCCGCGCAAGCTCGATGGCCTGTCGCTGCTGGCGATGTCGGATGCGTTCTTCGGCCGCGTCTTCCATGCCCGCGGCGAGCTGGTGCCGTTCGGCACAGTGTCGCTGACGACCTATTTCCACGTCAGCCGCGATGAGTTGGCCGCCGAGAACATCACGCATGTGCTCGCGACCGCGGATGCCAAGGTGTTCAACCGCAGCTATCAGGACCAGCACGGCGAGCTGTGGTCGCCGTCGGGCCGGCTGCTCGCGACGACGACGCAGATCGCGTATTTCAAGGCGTGA